One Arthrobacter sp. StoSoilB19 DNA window includes the following coding sequences:
- a CDS encoding DMT family transporter — MVWVAVGLAVLGAFCLALGAQRQGSAVKADTGGLALSSNGFLRLLRNPRWMFGLLLLCTGMAMNAVALVSAPLTVVQPIGAIALVITTVVNARDQDLTINRATTVSIAACVTGSALFVLLAVNVTQESHHVSLADELTIVLLLALAVGLFGTLAVMFKHRMNAFVYILGAGILFGFVAVLTRIIGKHLLDPNGLFLLNVQWYSVVAIVAAGGLGSWFVQSAYSTGPPDLVIAGLTVVDPMVGIAIGIIILGELRPDVHAVMAIAMGTAACLAIVGVIALSRHHPEVTKRKKDARKAAGRPSH; from the coding sequence ATGGTGTGGGTTGCCGTCGGCCTGGCGGTGCTGGGCGCCTTCTGCCTGGCCTTGGGCGCCCAGCGCCAGGGCAGCGCTGTCAAAGCCGACACCGGCGGCCTCGCCCTGAGTTCCAACGGGTTCCTGCGCCTCCTGCGCAACCCCCGGTGGATGTTCGGGCTCCTGCTGCTCTGCACCGGAATGGCCATGAACGCGGTGGCCCTGGTCTCCGCGCCGCTCACCGTGGTCCAGCCCATCGGCGCCATCGCCCTGGTGATCACCACCGTGGTCAACGCCCGGGACCAGGACCTGACCATCAACCGTGCCACCACCGTGTCCATCGCCGCATGCGTCACCGGCTCGGCGCTCTTTGTCCTCCTGGCGGTCAACGTCACCCAGGAGAGCCACCACGTCAGCCTGGCGGACGAACTCACCATCGTGCTGCTGCTCGCCCTGGCGGTGGGCCTGTTCGGCACGCTGGCCGTGATGTTCAAGCACCGCATGAACGCGTTCGTCTACATCCTCGGCGCCGGTATCCTGTTCGGCTTCGTCGCGGTCCTGACCAGGATCATCGGCAAGCACCTCCTGGACCCCAACGGCCTGTTCCTGCTGAACGTGCAGTGGTACTCGGTGGTGGCCATCGTCGCGGCCGGCGGCCTGGGGTCCTGGTTCGTCCAGAGCGCTTACTCCACCGGTCCGCCGGACCTGGTGATAGCCGGCCTCACGGTTGTCGACCCCATGGTGGGCATCGCGATCGGCATCATCATCCTGGGTGAGCTGCGTCCCGACGTCCATGCCGTCATGGCGATTGCGATGGGAACGGCCGCCTGCCTTGCTATCGTTGGGGTTATCGCCCTTTCCCGGCACCACCCGGAGGTCACCAAGCGCAAGAAGGACGCTCGGAAGGCCGCCGGCAGGCCGTCCCACTAG
- a CDS encoding glycosyltransferase, with product MTTPADQRPLTILIAADTYPPDVNGAAQFGYRLAKGMTARGHDVHVLASRDSKGKSFTEFREEATVHRLRSHRAFTHETFRLCFPWEIKKDISLLFDRVKPDVVHIQSHYMIGEHVLYEAVKRGVRIIATNHFMPENLNPFLPFPQWFKDIIGRVSWKDMGKVMGQADVVTTPTPLAARAMHDHAFLRKVLPLSNGIDSAAYELKPGEHIEPHANPTVLFAGRLAEEKHVDVLIEAIGKTPPELNVHLEIVGGGEVRSALEDLVRRLGLGNRVKFLGLASDEDLRKAYIRADLFCMPGTAELQSLVTLEAMSASTPVVLANAMALPHLVRDGENGYLFTPNDSDDLAKKITQVLELPKEEQRAMGRASRHMVEPHSIQTTLQTFEDLYRGATYEDKVV from the coding sequence ATGACCACGCCAGCCGACCAGCGCCCCCTGACCATCCTGATCGCGGCGGACACCTATCCGCCGGACGTGAACGGCGCGGCACAGTTTGGATACCGGCTGGCCAAGGGCATGACTGCACGGGGACACGACGTCCATGTTCTGGCGTCCCGCGACAGCAAGGGAAAGAGCTTCACCGAGTTCCGCGAGGAAGCAACCGTGCACCGGCTGCGCTCGCACAGGGCTTTCACCCACGAGACCTTCCGCCTCTGCTTCCCCTGGGAAATCAAGAAGGACATCAGCCTGCTCTTCGACCGGGTCAAGCCGGACGTGGTGCACATCCAGAGCCACTACATGATCGGCGAGCACGTGCTCTATGAGGCCGTGAAACGCGGCGTCAGGATCATCGCCACCAACCACTTCATGCCCGAAAACCTCAACCCCTTCCTGCCCTTCCCGCAGTGGTTCAAGGACATCATCGGGCGCGTCTCCTGGAAGGACATGGGCAAGGTCATGGGACAGGCAGACGTGGTGACCACCCCCACGCCCCTGGCCGCCCGGGCCATGCACGATCATGCCTTCCTGCGGAAAGTCCTCCCGCTGTCCAACGGCATCGACTCCGCAGCCTACGAACTCAAGCCGGGCGAACACATCGAGCCCCATGCCAACCCCACCGTCCTGTTTGCCGGACGCCTGGCGGAGGAAAAGCATGTGGACGTGCTCATCGAGGCCATCGGCAAGACCCCGCCGGAGCTGAACGTCCATCTGGAGATCGTGGGCGGCGGCGAAGTGCGCTCCGCCCTCGAGGACCTGGTGCGGCGTCTGGGGCTGGGAAACCGGGTGAAGTTCCTGGGCCTTGCCAGCGACGAGGACCTGCGTAAGGCCTACATCCGGGCGGACCTGTTCTGCATGCCCGGAACGGCGGAATTGCAGTCGCTGGTGACCCTGGAAGCGATGTCCGCCTCCACCCCGGTGGTCCTTGCGAACGCCATGGCGCTGCCGCACCTGGTGCGTGACGGCGAGAACGGGTATCTGTTCACGCCCAACGACAGTGACGACCTCGCCAAGAAGATCACCCAGGTCCTGGAGCTGCCCAAGGAAGAACAGCGCGCCATGGGCCGTGCCAGCCGCCACATGGTGGAGCCGCACAGTATCCAGACGACGCTGCAGACCTTCGAGGACCTCTACCGCGGCGCCACCTACGAGGACAAAGTGGTCTGA
- a CDS encoding acyl-CoA dehydrogenase family protein produces MASSAADPHELPYADGDFFAFEQLLSGKEQDRLAEVRDFLAREVRPIAVDCWNRGEFPADLVPKLAGLDLVSPVRRQGYSNLFAGMLHAEVTRADASIATFLGVHDGLFTGSIELLASQEQKDAWLPDIYSLKKIGAFGLTEPLGGSDVAGGTRTTARKDGGNWILNGAKRWIGNATFSDWVVVYARDVADNQVKGFMVDTTLDGFSATKIENKISLRTVQNADIVLADVVVPERFKLANANSFRDVNKVLKATRLSVAWQAVGLQLAAFDVARRYAVERHQFGRPLASFQLIQDQLVRILGNTVSSTGMMVRLSQLEDEGAARDEQSALAKAFATARMRDSVALGRSILGGNGIVTDFEMAKIFADAEAIYSYEGTAEINTLVTGRAITGISAIV; encoded by the coding sequence ATGGCCAGCTCCGCAGCCGATCCCCACGAACTTCCCTACGCCGACGGGGATTTCTTTGCCTTCGAACAGCTTCTCTCCGGCAAGGAACAGGACCGCCTCGCCGAGGTCCGCGACTTCCTGGCACGTGAGGTCAGGCCCATCGCGGTGGACTGCTGGAACCGCGGTGAGTTCCCCGCGGACCTGGTGCCGAAGCTTGCCGGCCTGGACCTGGTCAGCCCCGTCCGCCGGCAGGGGTACTCCAACCTCTTCGCCGGCATGCTGCACGCCGAGGTCACCCGTGCCGACGCCTCCATCGCCACATTCCTGGGCGTGCACGACGGGCTGTTCACCGGTTCCATCGAGCTGCTGGCGTCCCAGGAGCAGAAGGACGCGTGGCTTCCCGACATCTACTCGCTGAAGAAGATCGGTGCCTTCGGCCTGACCGAGCCGCTGGGCGGCAGCGATGTTGCCGGCGGAACGCGCACCACGGCGCGGAAAGACGGAGGCAACTGGATCCTCAACGGGGCAAAACGGTGGATCGGCAACGCCACCTTTTCCGACTGGGTGGTGGTGTACGCCCGGGACGTGGCGGACAACCAGGTCAAGGGCTTCATGGTGGACACCACGCTTGACGGGTTCAGCGCGACGAAGATCGAGAACAAGATCTCCCTGCGCACCGTCCAAAACGCCGACATTGTCCTGGCGGACGTGGTGGTCCCGGAACGCTTCAAACTGGCCAACGCCAACAGTTTCCGGGACGTCAACAAAGTACTCAAGGCCACCCGCCTGTCAGTCGCCTGGCAGGCCGTTGGTCTCCAGCTGGCCGCGTTCGACGTTGCCCGCCGCTATGCCGTGGAGCGCCACCAGTTCGGCCGCCCCCTGGCTTCCTTCCAGCTCATCCAGGACCAGCTGGTCCGGATCCTGGGCAACACCGTCAGTTCGACAGGGATGATGGTCCGGTTGTCACAGCTGGAGGACGAGGGCGCGGCAAGGGACGAACAGTCGGCGCTGGCCAAGGCTTTCGCCACGGCGCGCATGCGGGACAGCGTGGCGCTGGGCCGCAGCATCCTTGGCGGCAACGGAATCGTGACCGACTTCGAGATGGCCAAGATCTTCGCCGACGCCGAGGCCATCTACTCCTACGAGGGCACAGCCGAGATCAACACGCTGGTCACCGGGCGGGCCATCACGGGCATCTCGGCCATCGTCTAG
- a CDS encoding M23 family metallopeptidase, whose protein sequence is MKPPVLLAALLLLPASVASPGPALPSGAGTLQAATLQASTRAATIHRDRTTAAAAAGAAPSWQWPLAPRPPVLRGFNPPPKPWLSGHRGVDLGFAVAGAPVTSPAAGTVGFVGVVVDRPVITIDHGGGLRSSFEPVESTLAVGATVTAGQVVGAVLPGHCPAAQCLHWGVRDGEDYVNPLQFVLDLRPSILLPLPGPP, encoded by the coding sequence ATGAAACCACCGGTGCTCCTGGCCGCACTCCTGCTGTTGCCTGCGTCCGTGGCCTCGCCCGGCCCGGCCCTGCCGTCCGGCGCTGGCACACTCCAGGCAGCCACACTCCAGGCATCCACCCGCGCGGCAACCATCCACAGGGACAGAACGACGGCGGCTGCCGCGGCGGGTGCAGCACCTTCCTGGCAGTGGCCGCTGGCACCGCGCCCGCCTGTGCTGCGCGGTTTCAATCCCCCGCCAAAGCCCTGGCTCAGCGGCCACCGGGGCGTTGACCTGGGTTTCGCCGTGGCCGGGGCTCCCGTCACGTCCCCCGCGGCGGGAACGGTGGGCTTCGTGGGGGTCGTGGTGGACCGGCCCGTGATCACCATCGACCATGGCGGTGGACTGCGGAGCAGTTTCGAACCCGTGGAGAGCACCCTGGCAGTCGGGGCCACCGTAACTGCGGGCCAGGTGGTGGGGGCCGTGCTGCCGGGACACTGCCCGGCGGCGCAGTGCCTTCACTGGGGAGTCCGGGACGGAGAGGACTACGTCAATCCGCTGCAGTTCGTCCTGGACCTTCGCCCGTCCATCCTGCTTCCGCTGCCAGGCCCGCCGTGA
- the rpsB gene encoding 30S ribosomal protein S2, which translates to MPVVTMRQLLDSGVHFGHQTRRWNPKMKRFIFTERNGIYIIDLQQSLSYIDRAYEFVKATVAHGGTVLFVGTKKQAQEAIAEQATRVGQPYVNQRWLGGMLTNFQTVAKRIQRMKELEEIDFDDVAGSAYTKKELLLLKRELTKLESNLGGIRNLTKAPSLLWVVDTKKEHLAVDEAKKLNIPVVAILDTNCDPDEVDFPIPGNDDAIRSVNLLTRVVADAVAEGLIARNNRGTGATEAPEEPLAEWERELLEGSKAEEAAAAPAAPAEEAEAPAAAEAPAEDAK; encoded by the coding sequence ATGCCCGTCGTAACCATGCGCCAGCTGCTTGACAGCGGCGTCCACTTTGGACACCAGACCCGCCGTTGGAACCCGAAGATGAAGCGCTTCATCTTCACCGAGCGCAACGGCATCTACATCATCGACCTTCAGCAGTCGCTGTCCTACATCGACCGTGCCTACGAGTTCGTCAAGGCCACTGTTGCCCACGGCGGCACCGTGCTCTTCGTCGGCACCAAGAAGCAGGCCCAGGAAGCAATTGCCGAGCAGGCCACCCGCGTGGGCCAGCCCTACGTCAACCAGCGTTGGCTCGGCGGTATGCTGACCAACTTCCAGACCGTCGCCAAGCGCATCCAGCGCATGAAGGAACTCGAAGAGATCGACTTCGACGACGTCGCCGGCTCCGCGTACACCAAGAAGGAGCTGCTGCTCCTCAAGCGCGAGCTCACCAAGCTGGAGTCCAACCTGGGCGGTATCCGCAACCTGACCAAGGCTCCGTCCCTGCTCTGGGTCGTGGACACCAAGAAGGAACACCTCGCCGTTGACGAGGCCAAGAAGCTGAACATCCCGGTTGTGGCCATCCTGGACACCAACTGCGATCCGGACGAAGTCGACTTCCCGATCCCGGGCAACGACGACGCCATCCGCTCCGTGAACCTCCTGACCCGCGTTGTCGCCGACGCCGTTGCCGAGGGCCTGATCGCCCGCAACAACCGCGGCACGGGCGCCACCGAAGCTCCGGAAGAGCCGCTGGCTGAGTGGGAGCGCGAGCTCCTCGAAGGCAGCAAGGCCGAGGAAGCTGCTGCAGCCCCCGCTGCTCCGGCTGAAGAAGCCGAAGCTCCGGCCGCCGCCGAGGCTCCCGCCGAAGACGCCAAGTAA
- the tsf gene encoding translation elongation factor Ts, translating to MANYTAADIKALRERTGAGMMDVKKALDEANGDAEKAIEIIRIKGLKGATKREGRSTAEGLVAAKVSNGVGVMIEVNCETDFVAKADKFIQLADKVLAVAVESGAADLETLLATEVDGKPLSEVVIEEGAVLGEKVVVRRISRIEGATVDAYLHKTSKDLPAQVGVLFAVDGEGEAAATAAHDVAVHIAAMAPNYLTREDVPAELVESERRIAEETAKAEGKPEAALTKIVEGRVTGFYKGEVLVDQAFAKDAKKSVAQILEEAGVKGTAFTRFRVGS from the coding sequence ATGGCGAACTACACTGCCGCGGACATCAAGGCCCTGCGCGAGCGCACCGGCGCCGGCATGATGGACGTCAAGAAGGCTCTTGACGAAGCCAACGGTGACGCCGAGAAGGCCATCGAGATCATCCGCATCAAGGGCCTCAAGGGCGCTACCAAGCGCGAAGGCCGCTCCACCGCTGAAGGCCTCGTGGCCGCCAAGGTCAGCAATGGCGTCGGCGTCATGATCGAGGTCAACTGCGAGACCGACTTCGTTGCCAAGGCTGACAAGTTCATCCAGCTGGCCGACAAGGTCCTGGCCGTCGCCGTCGAGTCCGGCGCCGCCGACCTCGAAACCCTGCTGGCCACCGAGGTCGACGGCAAGCCGCTGTCCGAGGTCGTCATCGAAGAGGGCGCAGTCCTGGGCGAGAAGGTTGTTGTCCGCCGCATCTCCCGCATCGAGGGTGCAACGGTTGACGCTTACCTGCACAAGACCTCCAAGGACCTCCCGGCCCAGGTTGGCGTCCTGTTCGCTGTCGACGGTGAAGGCGAAGCCGCCGCCACCGCCGCCCACGACGTCGCCGTGCACATCGCCGCCATGGCTCCGAACTACCTCACCCGTGAGGACGTTCCTGCCGAACTCGTTGAGTCCGAGCGCCGCATTGCCGAGGAGACCGCCAAGGCCGAAGGCAAGCCCGAAGCTGCCCTCACCAAGATTGTGGAAGGCCGCGTGACGGGCTTCTACAAGGGCGAGGTCCTGGTTGACCAGGCATTCGCGAAGGACGCAAAGAAGTCCGTGGCACAGATCCTCGAAGAGGCCGGTGTCAAGGGAACCGCGTTCACGCGTTTCCGCGTCGGCTCCTAG
- the pyrH gene encoding UMP kinase: MEAVNTVIHSEKNKRRVLLKLSGEVFGGGKLGVDPETVRDVAKQIAAAVPQVEVAIVVGGGNFFRGAELSQSGMDRSRADYMGMLGTVMNCLALQDFLEQAGVETRVQSAITMGQVAEAYIPRRAIRHMEKGRVVIFGAGAGLPYFSTDTVAAQRALEVHADVVLMAKSGVDAVYTADPKKDPTAERLETLSYDDALRRDIRVMDQTAMTMCKDNNLSMVVFGMEGEGNVTRAILGEKLGTLVTA, encoded by the coding sequence ATGGAAGCCGTCAACACTGTCATCCATTCCGAGAAGAACAAGCGGCGGGTCCTCCTGAAGCTTTCCGGCGAGGTCTTCGGCGGCGGGAAACTCGGTGTCGACCCCGAGACCGTCCGCGACGTCGCCAAGCAGATTGCGGCGGCCGTCCCGCAGGTGGAAGTGGCCATCGTGGTGGGCGGCGGTAACTTCTTCCGCGGCGCCGAACTGTCCCAGAGCGGCATGGACCGATCCCGCGCCGACTACATGGGCATGCTGGGCACGGTCATGAATTGCCTTGCACTGCAGGATTTCCTGGAGCAGGCGGGCGTGGAAACCCGCGTCCAGAGTGCCATCACCATGGGCCAGGTGGCCGAGGCCTACATTCCGCGCCGTGCCATCCGCCACATGGAGAAGGGCCGCGTGGTCATCTTCGGCGCCGGCGCCGGCCTGCCCTACTTCTCCACCGACACCGTGGCAGCCCAGCGGGCCCTGGAGGTGCATGCCGACGTGGTCCTCATGGCCAAGAGCGGGGTGGACGCCGTGTACACCGCAGACCCCAAGAAGGACCCCACCGCGGAACGCCTGGAGACCCTGAGCTACGACGATGCGCTGCGCCGCGACATCCGCGTCATGGACCAGACGGCCATGACCATGTGCAAGGACAACAACCTCTCCATGGTGGTCTTCGGCATGGAGGGTGAAGGCAACGTCACCCGCGCCATCCTCGGCGAAAAGCTGGGCACGCTGGTCACTGCCTAG
- the frr gene encoding ribosome recycling factor: MIEDTLLEAEEKMDKAVEVAKEDFASIRTGRANPGLYNKVLVDYYGSPTPLQQLASFAIPDARTILITPFDKSAMRDIERALSDSEVGANPSNDGNVIRITIPELTKERRKEYVKIVKTKGEDAKISIRNIRRKAKETLDRLVKDGEAGEDEGTRAEKELDSLTKAHVDGIDELLKRKEAELLEV, encoded by the coding sequence GTGATCGAAGATACCTTGCTTGAGGCCGAAGAGAAGATGGACAAGGCGGTTGAGGTAGCCAAGGAAGACTTCGCCTCCATTCGTACCGGTCGCGCCAATCCCGGCCTCTACAACAAGGTCCTGGTGGACTACTACGGCTCTCCCACCCCGCTGCAGCAGCTGGCCTCCTTCGCCATCCCGGACGCCCGGACCATCCTGATCACCCCGTTCGACAAGTCCGCCATGCGCGACATCGAACGCGCACTGAGCGATTCCGAGGTCGGCGCCAACCCGTCCAACGACGGCAACGTCATCCGGATCACCATCCCGGAGCTGACCAAGGAACGCCGCAAGGAATACGTCAAGATCGTCAAGACCAAGGGCGAAGACGCCAAGATCTCCATCCGCAACATCCGCCGCAAGGCAAAGGAGACCCTTGACCGCCTGGTGAAGGACGGCGAGGCCGGCGAAGACGAAGGCACCCGCGCCGAAAAGGAACTGGACAGCCTCACCAAGGCACACGTGGACGGCATCGACGAGCTGCTCAAGCGCAAGGAAGCAGAGCTGCTCGAAGTCTGA